The following are encoded in a window of Ruminiclostridium herbifermentans genomic DNA:
- a CDS encoding virulence-related protein has product MDRKQIIKALEEHAGVKAKYMGVPSFAYQILIEGRFYIIDRLGKITLDDVEVQLDALINGTNEEKEVVVQELSQVQAREQAQEQAPEQAQGQAQKQAQEKVQELAQKRAQDNEALDFEITIPLNGHTGATLRNMLNMLYSKQPVIKKAFEIEADILQADFIADLNKASIQTIDEFKNEIAEKQQSGFNGIEFDFTNNTITFKFFRHLQEPDRLEAYTHFASLLSQSARSLKHASPKPTTTDNFKFTMRVWLIRLGFVGNQYKRARKLLLQNLEGNSAYRKLERLSENNEVMIINAEPNDIK; this is encoded by the coding sequence ATGGACAGAAAGCAGATAATTAAAGCCTTGGAAGAACACGCAGGAGTAAAGGCAAAATATATGGGAGTTCCAAGCTTTGCATATCAAATATTAATAGAAGGAAGGTTCTACATAATTGATAGACTTGGAAAGATTACATTAGATGATGTAGAGGTTCAGCTTGATGCACTGATTAATGGAACAAATGAAGAAAAAGAAGTAGTAGTACAAGAGCTATCACAAGTACAAGCACGAGAGCAAGCACAAGAGCAAGCACCAGAGCAAGCACAAGGACAAGCACAAAAGCAAGCACAAGAGAAAGTGCAAGAACTAGCACAAAAACGAGCGCAGGATAACGAAGCCCTTGACTTTGAAATCACAATTCCGTTGAATGGGCATACGGGTGCAACTCTAAGAAATATGCTTAACATGCTTTACAGCAAACAACCTGTTATAAAGAAGGCATTTGAAATTGAAGCTGATATTTTACAAGCTGATTTTATTGCGGACTTAAACAAAGCCAGCATACAGACAATTGATGAATTCAAGAATGAAATAGCCGAAAAACAGCAATCTGGTTTCAATGGAATTGAATTTGATTTTACTAACAATACTATAACCTTCAAGTTTTTTAGACATCTACAGGAGCCAGATAGACTTGAAGCATATACACATTTTGCTTCACTTCTCAGCCAAAGTGCAAGGAGCTTAAAACATGCATCACCGAAGCCTACAACTACAGATAATTTCAAATTTACGATGAGAGTTTGGTTAATTAGGCTTGGCTTTGTAGGAAATCAATACAAAAGGGCAAGAAAACTGCTTCTTCAAAATTTGGAGGGTAATTCGGCATATAGAAAATTAGAAAGATTATCAGAAAATAATGAAGTGATGATTATAAATGCAGAACCAAACGATATAAAGTAA
- a CDS encoding gamma-glutamylcyclotransferase family protein, with product MKNETKIYGAYGSNMNLNQMSHRCPNAKVIGIGKLRSYRLTFRGINNGVANIEKRQGSTVPIVLWEITSECEKALDLFEAYPKLYVKEEVEVTTKDGTIKAMVYVMSKQYEQLSAEPSSHYINTIWQGYLDNKLPLIKLREAIAENRNETDTLRFKNNKYYAMPYLLSDINKKCK from the coding sequence ATGAAAAATGAAACTAAAATATATGGGGCTTATGGTTCAAACATGAACCTTAATCAAATGAGCCATAGATGTCCTAATGCCAAGGTTATAGGAATAGGAAAATTAAGAAGCTACAGATTGACCTTCAGAGGTATAAACAATGGTGTTGCAAATATTGAAAAAAGACAGGGAAGCACTGTCCCCATAGTTTTGTGGGAGATAACTTCGGAATGCGAGAAAGCACTTGATTTATTTGAAGCCTATCCGAAGCTTTATGTTAAAGAAGAAGTCGAAGTTACAACAAAGGATGGTACTATTAAAGCAATGGTATATGTAATGTCAAAACAATATGAACAGCTATCGGCAGAGCCATCAAGCCATTACATAAATACAATATGGCAGGGGTATCTGGACAACAAGTTACCGTTAATAAAATTGAGAGAGGCGATTGCTGAAAACAGAAATGAAACTGACACTTTGAGGTTTAAAAATAATAAATATTATGCAATGCCTTATCTTTTATCAGATATAAATAAAAAATGTAAATAG
- a CDS encoding recombinase family protein, producing MRVIKIEPAAKAEQQKKRVCAYARVSTDGYKQGESLENQVTYYNNLISSNTEYEFVGIFADKGITGTKDDRPEFQRMLKLCREGKIDLIITKSISRFARNTVVVLKYVRELKEIGVEVKFEKENISTLSGDCELMLTVLSSFAEEESRSVSENIKWRYHKKFEKGELVINANRFLGYDKDEYGDLIINPKEAEIVKRIYGEYLEGNGIFKIVKMLNSEGIPTVTGSKWNEATVRTILRNEKYKGDVMLQKTYTPSYLTKLRKINRGQVDSYYIEDNHSPIVTKEAWERVQLEMQKRAEAKGNSIGSIKCLNRYPLSGILFCSKCGSPLRRRTWNSKHSCKKIVWQCSNYVKNGKDACEGTVIDDEIIGSLNITEPTIVKEEIQNGKKHYSYSSKGKQNKYGTEC from the coding sequence GTGCGTGTAATAAAAATAGAGCCTGCTGCAAAAGCTGAACAACAGAAAAAGAGGGTCTGTGCTTATGCGAGGGTATCCACCGATGGCTACAAGCAGGGTGAATCCTTGGAAAACCAAGTAACCTACTATAATAACTTAATCTCATCAAATACTGAGTACGAATTTGTAGGAATATTTGCAGACAAAGGAATAACTGGAACAAAAGATGATAGACCTGAGTTTCAACGAATGCTAAAGCTTTGTAGAGAAGGAAAAATAGACTTAATCATAACAAAATCCATATCAAGGTTTGCAAGAAATACAGTGGTAGTACTAAAATATGTAAGGGAATTAAAAGAAATAGGTGTTGAGGTAAAATTTGAAAAAGAAAATATATCGACATTATCTGGGGACTGTGAGCTGATGCTTACCGTCCTCTCTTCATTTGCGGAGGAAGAAAGCAGAAGTGTAAGTGAAAATATAAAGTGGAGGTATCACAAAAAGTTCGAAAAAGGTGAACTGGTTATAAACGCTAATAGGTTTCTTGGATACGATAAGGACGAATATGGAGATTTAATAATAAACCCTAAAGAGGCTGAGATTGTAAAAAGAATATATGGAGAGTACTTAGAAGGTAATGGGATATTTAAAATAGTAAAAATGCTTAATTCAGAGGGTATTCCAACAGTTACAGGCTCAAAATGGAATGAAGCAACTGTTAGGACTATTCTAAGAAATGAAAAGTATAAAGGGGATGTAATGCTTCAAAAAACCTATACTCCAAGCTACTTAACTAAGCTAAGGAAAATAAACAGAGGTCAGGTTGATAGCTATTACATAGAAGATAACCATTCACCAATAGTTACAAAGGAAGCATGGGAGAGAGTGCAGCTTGAAATGCAAAAACGTGCTGAAGCAAAAGGAAACTCAATAGGCTCAATAAAATGCCTTAACCGCTATCCACTGTCAGGAATTCTTTTCTGCAGTAAGTGCGGTTCACCATTGAGACGTAGAACATGGAACAGTAAACACTCCTGTAAAAAGATAGTATGGCAATGCAGTAACTATGTTAAAAATGGTAAAGATGCCTGTGAAGGAACAGTAATTGATGATGAGATTATAGGCAGTCTTAATATAACGGAACCAACGATTGTGAAGGAGGAAATCCAAAATGGCAAGAAGCATTACAGTTATTCCAGCAAGGGCAAACAGAACAAATACGGCACAGAATGCTGA
- a CDS encoding sterile alpha motif-like domain-containing protein yields the protein MNTYRNIIDIDTEDLNHPNCYKNMGLQEKQNLDEWIKSKFEPSKRIYRNRSSYGLKHDFDRDTGIYVTNGEFKGAMLAAGFAPANEKELNWHFKIKEKEPDSFYGWCIKRYKHRDSPLGDLARDMEDDRRFPKASTDKKEIEAYMIDRHGCYGALKAFEKAWRYYENFKITDGKSI from the coding sequence ATGAATACATATAGAAATATTATAGACATTGATACAGAAGACTTAAATCATCCAAATTGTTATAAAAATATGGGACTTCAAGAAAAACAAAACCTTGATGAATGGATTAAGTCAAAATTTGAACCTTCAAAAAGAATCTATCGGAACAGAAGCAGCTATGGTTTAAAGCATGACTTTGATAGAGACACTGGTATTTACGTGACTAATGGAGAATTTAAAGGTGCTATGCTTGCAGCAGGTTTTGCTCCTGCAAATGAAAAAGAGCTAAACTGGCATTTTAAGATAAAAGAGAAGGAGCCAGATAGTTTCTATGGATGGTGTATCAAGCGATATAAACACAGAGATTCTCCACTTGGAGATTTAGCAAGAGACATGGAGGATGATCGCAGATTTCCAAAAGCATCAACTGATAAAAAAGAGATAGAAGCATATATGATAGATAGACATGGATGCTATGGAGCATTAAAAGCATTTGAGAAAGCTTGGAGGTATTATGAGAATTTTAAAATTACAGATGGCAAATCGATATAA
- the istB gene encoding IS21-like element helper ATPase IstB, translating into MNNSTYNQLCRNMEILGLGQMVIHLDEISNFVTSNNLSFTEGLLRLSNYEVDFKEAKASRSMIKAAAFPFVKELKDYDFNFQPSVNQQEIQELCTLGFLERNENIVFLGPSGVGKTHLATSIGIAAAKKRTSTYFIKCHDLLQQLKKAKLENRLDVRLRHFCHYRLLIIDELGYLPIDKEDSNMFFQLIDMRYERKSTILTTNMNFNEWDGVFYDAVVANAILDRVLHHAHVISISGKSYRLKDHMKQGE; encoded by the coding sequence ATGAATAACAGTACATACAACCAGCTATGCCGGAACATGGAAATTCTTGGTCTTGGGCAAATGGTAATTCATCTTGATGAAATATCTAATTTTGTGACATCCAACAATCTTTCGTTTACAGAAGGACTACTGAGACTTAGTAATTACGAAGTTGATTTTAAGGAGGCCAAAGCATCTAGATCTATGATTAAAGCAGCAGCATTTCCTTTTGTAAAGGAATTGAAAGATTATGATTTCAATTTTCAGCCGTCAGTAAATCAGCAAGAAATACAAGAACTTTGCACGCTTGGTTTTCTTGAAAGAAATGAGAATATAGTATTTCTTGGTCCAAGTGGTGTTGGAAAGACTCATCTGGCAACATCAATAGGAATAGCTGCAGCAAAGAAACGTACTAGCACATATTTTATCAAATGTCATGATTTATTGCAGCAACTAAAGAAAGCAAAACTGGAAAACAGACTTGATGTAAGACTCAGACACTTCTGCCATTACAGACTACTTATCATTGATGAACTTGGCTACTTACCCATTGATAAAGAAGATTCTAATATGTTTTTTCAGCTTATAGATATGAGATATGAGAGAAAAAGTACCATTCTTACAACAAACATGAATTTCAACGAATGGGATGGTGTATTCTATGACGCAGTTGTAGCCAATGCAATACTTGACAGGGTATTGCACCATGCACATGTAATATCTATATCTGGAAAGTCATACAGATTAAAGGATCATATGAAGCAAGGAGAATAG
- the tnpA gene encoding IS200/IS605 family transposase, translating to MANKENSLAHTKWMCKYHIVFTPKYRRKVIYNQYKQSIREILIRLCKYKGVEILEGHLMPDHIHMLVSIPPKLAVSTFMGYLKGKSALMIFDKHANLKYKFGNRHFWAEGFYVSTVGLNEATIRKYIKEQEKHDIMVDKLSVKEYEDPFKG from the coding sequence ATGGCAAATAAAGAAAATAGTTTAGCACATACCAAATGGATGTGTAAGTATCACATAGTATTCACTCCAAAGTATAGACGAAAAGTAATATATAATCAATACAAACAAAGCATACGAGAAATATTGATACGATTATGCAAGTACAAGGGAGTAGAAATACTTGAAGGGCATCTAATGCCAGATCATATACACATGTTAGTGAGTATACCACCAAAGCTAGCAGTTTCGACGTTTATGGGATATCTTAAGGGAAAAAGTGCATTGATGATATTCGATAAGCATGCAAACTTAAAGTATAAGTTTGGAAATAGGCATTTTTGGGCAGAGGGCTTTTATGTGAGTACAGTAGGGCTTAATGAAGCAACTATTAGAAAGTACATCAAAGAGCAGGAAAAGCACGATATTATGGTGGATAAACTAAGCGTAAAAGAATATGAAGACCCCTTCAAGGGGTAG
- a CDS encoding VanZ family protein: protein MIIMDYQIQLSTLLKIISMVIVGFIVYFFIKVLLQKRFKIEILNTIFEYCFILIIVIILKITGIIFGNFGVTSIFAGNVNFSFNLFEEGLTRATVLNLILFIPFGFSAALAIKKLREKWFYGLLLGMIFSIIIEFLQSFTGRYVQIDDVIMNTIGSFIGYEMSCFILLFIDKTIKHGNTRLKKIL from the coding sequence ATGATTATAATGGATTATCAAATACAACTATCTACTTTATTAAAAATTATTTCTATGGTAATAGTTGGTTTTATTGTTTATTTTTTTATTAAGGTTTTACTTCAAAAAAGATTTAAAATTGAAATATTAAATACTATATTTGAATACTGTTTTATTTTAATTATAGTTATAATTTTAAAAATTACTGGTATTATTTTTGGAAACTTTGGTGTTACTTCAATATTTGCTGGTAATGTTAACTTTAGCTTTAATTTATTTGAAGAAGGATTGACAAGAGCAACAGTGCTAAACCTGATATTATTTATTCCTTTTGGGTTTTCAGCTGCATTAGCTATTAAAAAACTTAGAGAAAAATGGTTCTATGGACTATTATTAGGGATGATTTTTTCAATTATTATTGAATTCTTGCAATCATTTACTGGTAGGTATGTACAGATAGATGATGTCATTATGAACACTATTGGTTCATTTATTGGTTATGAAATGTCATGTTTTATATTACTTTTCATAGATAAAACTATAAAACATGGTAATACGAGATTAAAGAAAATATTATAG
- a CDS encoding phage major capsid protein, which translates to MNQIMELREKRNKAWEAAKGFLDSKQSEDGIVSAEDTATYEKMEMEVVSLGNEIKRLERQCKLDAELSKPTSNYAFNKPNQTHARQNRASDNYKKAFWNMMRGKLNSEVQNTLTIGTDTQGGYLVPDEFENTLLQALEEENVFRRIASVIKTSSGDMRIPMIAAHGTASWADEGAAITESDEAFSKIYIGAHKLATMLKVSEELLGDSGFDIPKYIAGEFARRIGKAEEAAFISGDGNSKPSGILIETGGAEIGVTAASATTITADEIIDLYYSLRLPYRKNAVFIMNDATVKAIRKLKDGSGEYIWHPSLAAGQPDTILGRPVETTEFMPQIASASKVIAFGDFSYYWVADRQAKSFQRLNELFARNGQVGFKAFERVDGKLMLPEAIKVLKMKQ; encoded by the coding sequence ATGAATCAAATTATGGAATTACGTGAAAAACGCAACAAAGCATGGGAAGCAGCAAAGGGATTTCTCGACAGTAAGCAGAGTGAAGATGGAATAGTATCAGCAGAGGACACTGCAACCTATGAGAAGATGGAGATGGAAGTAGTGAGTCTTGGAAATGAAATTAAGAGACTTGAGCGACAGTGTAAACTAGATGCGGAACTGTCAAAGCCAACTAGTAATTATGCGTTCAACAAGCCTAATCAAACACATGCAAGGCAAAACAGAGCATCAGATAACTACAAAAAAGCCTTCTGGAATATGATGCGAGGAAAGCTGAACAGTGAGGTTCAAAACACACTTACAATAGGAACAGATACGCAGGGTGGCTATCTTGTACCCGATGAGTTCGAAAACACATTGCTTCAGGCATTGGAGGAAGAAAATGTATTCAGACGTATTGCAAGTGTTATTAAGACATCAAGCGGAGATATGAGAATACCTATGATAGCTGCACATGGCACAGCTTCTTGGGCAGATGAGGGTGCTGCCATCACAGAATCAGATGAAGCGTTTAGTAAAATATATATCGGTGCTCACAAGCTTGCGACTATGTTAAAGGTAAGTGAGGAGTTACTAGGCGATTCTGGATTTGATATACCAAAATATATTGCAGGAGAGTTTGCAAGAAGAATTGGTAAGGCGGAAGAAGCTGCTTTTATATCTGGTGATGGAAACTCTAAGCCAAGCGGAATTCTCATCGAAACAGGTGGTGCGGAGATTGGTGTGACAGCAGCAAGTGCGACAACAATCACAGCGGATGAGATTATAGACTTATACTATAGTTTAAGATTACCCTACCGAAAAAATGCAGTATTCATAATGAATGATGCAACCGTAAAGGCAATCAGAAAGCTCAAGGATGGAAGCGGTGAATATATTTGGCATCCATCACTGGCGGCAGGTCAGCCAGATACAATTTTAGGTAGACCTGTAGAAACAACTGAATTCATGCCACAAATTGCTTCCGCCTCAAAGGTTATTGCCTTTGGAGATTTCAGCTATTATTGGGTGGCGGATAGGCAGGCAAAAAGCTTCCAAAGATTAAATGAGCTATTTGCAAGAAATGGGCAGGTTGGGTTCAAGGCATTTGAGCGTGTAGATGGAAAACTAATGTTACCTGAAGCAATTAAAGTGCTTAAAATGAAACAGTAA
- a CDS encoding amidoligase family protein, whose protein sequence is MKTQRFGIEIEITGITRAKAAQIAVEFFGVGARLEHKGGTYDEYRVITQDGRSWKFVSDASILPHKKEYGRIVTADRDYSVELVSPILTYEDIETLQELVRQLRHAGALSDSKYQCGIHIHVDAKKHTPLSLKNLINLMASKEDLLYKSLEIDPARLRYCKKVNENLITTINKKKPKTLEALADIWYSGFGQENRSRHYHNSRYHGLNLHSVFDKGTVEFRLFNGTTHAGKIKAYIQFCLAVSHQAISQKSASARRTYTDNEKYTFRCWMLRLGLIGEEFETCRHHFLASLSGNSAWRNAA, encoded by the coding sequence ATGAAAACACAGAGATTCGGAATTGAAATTGAAATAACAGGGATAACAAGGGCAAAGGCGGCTCAGATTGCAGTAGAATTTTTCGGAGTGGGAGCAAGGCTTGAACACAAAGGTGGCACTTACGATGAGTACAGAGTTATAACACAAGACGGCAGGAGTTGGAAATTTGTAAGCGATGCGAGCATTCTGCCTCACAAAAAAGAATACGGTCGGATTGTTACAGCGGATCGGGATTACAGCGTGGAGCTAGTAAGCCCGATTTTAACCTACGAGGACATTGAAACACTTCAAGAGCTGGTAAGACAGCTAAGACACGCAGGAGCACTTAGCGACAGCAAATACCAATGCGGAATACACATTCACGTAGATGCAAAAAAACACACGCCGCTAAGCTTGAAAAACCTAATCAACCTCATGGCAAGCAAGGAGGATTTACTATATAAAAGCTTAGAGATAGACCCTGCAAGATTAAGGTACTGCAAAAAGGTAAACGAAAACCTAATAACAACGATAAACAAGAAAAAGCCTAAGACCTTGGAAGCTTTGGCAGACATTTGGTACTCAGGTTTTGGTCAGGAAAACAGAAGCAGACATTATCACAATAGCAGATACCATGGGCTTAACCTTCACAGCGTTTTTGATAAGGGAACGGTTGAATTCAGACTTTTTAACGGGACAACCCATGCAGGAAAGATTAAGGCATACATACAGTTCTGCCTTGCGGTAAGCCATCAGGCAATCAGCCAAAAGTCTGCAAGTGCAAGAAGAACCTATACCGATAACGAAAAGTACACCTTCCGCTGCTGGATGCTTAGGCTTGGACTTATCGGTGAGGAGTTTGAAACCTGCAGGCATCACTTCCTTGCAAGTCTTAGCGGGAACTCGGCTTGGCGTAATGCCGCATGA
- a CDS encoding matrixin family metalloprotease has protein sequence MKGKKSIIASLILAISIIIGTTAYAANLGTLSYWYSNGSDIARWSSPPTTWSLDSNGFESSDFLHYVNHARGQWRDAGISINSTTDYNESNFTIRGGTYDIMHNYEPSVTTTITGTSLLSLYEEGTWTYGSNSKRGLTVDNVRCYIIYQPGGTSPTEAKYEKTVTHEMGHGLGWCNHSTSSSDVMYGSSSSVNTLTSRDKNHLTQIY, from the coding sequence ATGAAAGGTAAAAAAAGTATTATAGCTTCACTTATTTTGGCAATTAGTATAATTATAGGTACAACTGCTTACGCTGCAAATTTGGGTACTTTATCATACTGGTATTCCAATGGCTCCGATATAGCACGATGGTCATCTCCACCAACTACTTGGTCTCTCGACTCTAATGGTTTTGAATCATCGGATTTTCTTCACTATGTTAATCACGCAAGAGGACAGTGGAGAGATGCAGGGATATCAATAAATAGTACTACGGATTATAATGAATCAAACTTTACAATACGTGGAGGTACTTATGATATTATGCATAATTACGAACCATCTGTTACTACAACAATCACAGGAACATCGCTTTTAAGTCTTTATGAAGAAGGAACGTGGACTTATGGGTCGAATAGTAAAAGAGGGTTAACGGTTGATAATGTACGATGTTATATTATATATCAACCGGGCGGTACTAGTCCTACTGAAGCCAAATACGAAAAGACGGTAACACATGAAATGGGACATGGTTTAGGTTGGTGTAATCATTCAACGTCAAGTTCAGATGTAATGTACGGATCTTCTTCGAGTGTTAATACATTAACATCAAGAGATAAAAACCATTTAACACAAATTTATTAA
- a CDS encoding DNA adenine methylase, which translates to MNSIISWVGGKKALRELIYQRMPKDYGRYIEVFGGGGWVLFGRKPDASMEVYNDYNADLANLFRCVKERPLALLKELNFLPINGRDEFNVLKKYLEKEEFTNEYLNEELELAENCLSPPQFEEIKAILIENATMSDVKRAAAFFKLIRYSYGSGCTSYSCQPFDIRKTFHLIWSGSRRLKDTVIENKDFEALILQYDRDNAFFYCDPPYYQTEGHYEVEFKKEDHVRLRDTLKQCKGKWLVSYNDCEYIRELYKGYYIEAVTRINNLAQRYEGGCEYPEVLISNYDTAERLRNAPMQIGLFDLADGFYNTE; encoded by the coding sequence TTGAACAGCATTATCAGCTGGGTCGGCGGCAAAAAGGCCCTGCGCGAACTTATTTATCAGCGGATGCCCAAAGATTATGGAAGATACATTGAGGTCTTTGGTGGCGGCGGTTGGGTACTCTTCGGCAGGAAACCGGATGCAAGCATGGAGGTCTATAATGACTACAACGCCGACCTTGCCAACCTGTTCCGCTGCGTCAAGGAGCGTCCTCTTGCCCTGCTTAAGGAGTTGAACTTCCTGCCCATAAACGGCAGGGACGAATTCAACGTCCTCAAAAAATATCTTGAAAAGGAGGAATTCACCAATGAATACTTAAACGAGGAACTGGAACTGGCGGAGAACTGCCTGTCCCCGCCGCAGTTTGAGGAAATCAAAGCGATTCTCATTGAAAACGCGACCATGTCGGACGTAAAACGCGCCGCCGCCTTCTTCAAGCTGATCCGCTACAGCTACGGCAGCGGCTGCACCTCATATAGCTGCCAGCCCTTTGATATCCGGAAAACCTTTCACCTAATATGGTCGGGAAGCCGCAGGCTTAAGGATACGGTCATCGAGAATAAAGACTTTGAGGCGTTGATCCTTCAATACGACAGGGACAACGCCTTTTTTTATTGCGACCCGCCGTACTACCAGACCGAGGGACATTACGAGGTGGAATTTAAAAAGGAGGATCATGTGCGACTGCGGGATACGCTGAAACAATGTAAGGGCAAATGGCTGGTATCATATAACGACTGCGAATATATCCGAGAGCTGTATAAGGGCTACTACATCGAAGCCGTTACCCGCATTAATAACCTCGCCCAGCGATATGAGGGAGGCTGTGAATACCCGGAGGTGCTCATTTCCAACTACGACACCGCGGAGCGGCTGCGGAATGCCCCAATGCAAATAGGGCTGTTTGATTTGGCAGACGGCTTTTACAACACGGAATAG
- a CDS encoding recombinase family protein: MARSITVIPARANRTNTAQNAEPQKKRMAAYCRVSTDQLEQLSSYEAQVQYYTTYICNHPDYKFAGIFADEGITGTSTKKREQFNKMIEDCKAGKIDVIITKSISRFARNTLDCLNYVRMLKELGIEVIFEKENLRTLDSKGEILLTVLSSLAQEESNSLSQSSTWGIRRRFEQGKVIVNHTKFMGYDKDENGNLIINENQAKVVRRIYADYLNGKGTNRIAHELENEDVQNWNGKVKWYEGSIRKMLSNEKYKGDALLQKTYTTDFLTKKRVENDGAVPQYYVEESHPAIIDKDTWEAVQLEMERRKAFAEKYNIKKLDYVTNDNPFAGRVICDCCGSTFGRKVWNSTDERLKRTIWQCNNKYKVKGKIGCGNRHINEEVLYQAFVNAFNAIVENKDYFMKKWKEHLQSDNPLQKYRAKQFINIIKDAESLEKFDIELYFSIIEKLTVFEEEKIIVTLLDGTEIECEID, encoded by the coding sequence ATGGCAAGAAGCATTACAGTTATTCCAGCAAGGGCAAACAGAACAAATACGGCACAGAATGCTGAACCGCAAAAAAAGAGAATGGCGGCTTACTGCCGTGTATCAACAGACCAATTAGAACAGCTATCAAGCTATGAGGCACAGGTACAATATTATACTACATATATATGTAATCATCCTGACTATAAATTCGCGGGGATATTTGCCGACGAAGGCATCACAGGAACTAGCACAAAAAAGCGTGAGCAGTTTAATAAAATGATAGAGGACTGCAAGGCAGGTAAAATTGATGTAATAATAACCAAGTCTATATCAAGGTTTGCGAGGAACACTTTAGATTGTTTAAACTATGTTAGAATGCTGAAGGAACTTGGCATAGAGGTAATATTTGAAAAAGAGAATTTACGGACTTTGGATTCTAAGGGTGAAATTTTATTGACTGTTTTGTCTTCATTGGCGCAGGAAGAATCAAATTCCTTGAGTCAATCGAGCACATGGGGCATCAGAAGGCGGTTTGAACAGGGTAAAGTTATAGTCAATCATACAAAATTTATGGGGTATGACAAAGACGAAAATGGCAATCTCATTATAAATGAAAATCAGGCAAAAGTGGTAAGAAGAATATATGCAGATTATCTTAATGGTAAAGGCACTAACAGAATCGCACACGAGCTTGAAAATGAAGATGTTCAAAACTGGAATGGAAAAGTAAAATGGTATGAGGGCAGTATCAGGAAAATGTTAAGCAACGAGAAATATAAGGGAGATGCTTTGCTTCAAAAGACATATACCACTGATTTCCTCACAAAGAAAAGAGTTGAGAATGACGGAGCAGTTCCGCAATATTATGTGGAGGAAAGCCATCCTGCAATTATTGACAAGGATACATGGGAAGCAGTACAGCTTGAAATGGAGAGAAGAAAAGCCTTTGCAGAAAAATATAACATTAAAAAGCTGGACTATGTTACTAATGATAACCCGTTTGCAGGCAGAGTTATCTGTGACTGCTGTGGCAGTACTTTTGGAAGAAAGGTGTGGAACTCAACAGATGAAAGATTAAAAAGAACTATCTGGCAGTGTAACAACAAATACAAGGTTAAAGGAAAAATAGGGTGTGGGAATAGGCATATTAATGAAGAGGTTTTATATCAGGCATTTGTTAATGCTTTTAATGCAATTGTGGAGAATAAGGATTACTTTATGAAAAAGTGGAAGGAGCACTTACAAAGTGATAACCCACTTCAAAAGTATAGAGCAAAGCAGTTTATAAATATTATAAAAGACGCAGAGTCATTAGAAAAATTTGATATAGAATTGTATTTTAGCATAATCGAAAAGTTGACAGTGTTTGAGGAAGAAAAGATAATTGTTACTTTGCTTGACGGTACTGAGATTGAATGTGAAATTGATTAA